AGACGATTGCGTAGGTAAAAAGGTCATTTTTGAAATGGGCGAATATGATCATTATTACACTTGGTTTAATGGCTTTGTAGAGCGTGAACAGTCAGCAGAAAGTGGCTATAAAAAATTATTTATCCGGGAACTAGTTGCCGCATTTGAACGCCCGCTTAATTGCTCGCATCGCCATATTACGTTGCGTAGTTTAGGTGAATGGCTCACACAAGCGGTCGGAATTGAAGTAAAAATTCCAACTGCCGACTATGCCGATAAACCAATTCCTTTATTCACACATAGTGGCAGCGGCTACCAGCTATTACACAATATTGGGCGACAATTTGAAATACCGCATTATATGTGGCAACAATCACCAGACGGCACGCTATACATCGGCTCGCACGCAGATAGCAGATGGCACGGTAAAGATGCCGAGCTAGATAGTAAAGAGGCACTTATCAGCGGCAGTAATGATATGACTATTCCTATTATGGCTGCTATTCGCCCCGGTGCAGTAATTAATGGTAATCGCATTAAAAAAGTAGAGCTACACGGCGATGATTATATTCTGTCTTGGGATACCTTAGACAGTAACGGCAAACCGGTTCAAAAAACACCGGAACGGCGGCAAATGGAAAACGTATTCCCAGAATTGGCTGGTGGATACCATTTACCAAAATATGCAAAAGTGGTTGGTGTAGCAGACCCTTCAGGCGGCGGTGATATATCTGATCCATTTAGACCTAAATATGCCGTTGAATTACAGTTACTTGACGAAGACGGAAACGATGATATAAATACGCCTGTTTATCCTGCAGTACCTTTACCAGTGACAAGTACAGGTTCACAAGGTGGAGATTTTGCATTTCCCGAAATTGGCACTATTGTAGAAGTTGGTTTTGCTTATGGGCGGTCTGATAAGCCTTTTGTGCGTACTATGTTAGCACAAGGTAAAACTGTGCCAGCAGTCGCAATCGGTGAGCAACTTAAACAACAACGCCCTGAAGTGTATGAACGCACGGATTCAGCAGGAAATAAAACACGTGAAACAGACCAACGAATCACAGATAAATCTTTTGAGCGTGTTATCGAAACAGATTCAGAAACTAAGAACATTGGTACATCTACACGAAATATTGATTCAGACGATACCAAAACCGTAGGTGGAAATAAAACTACACACGTTTTAGGTAACATCGAAAGTGTAACGGCAAGTAATAAATCAGTAGGTGTCGGGGGGCAATTGGATGAAAAGATACAAGGAGTTGCAGAAAGAATATCGGATGCTAAAAATAAATTTGTTGCTCCAATAAGTTATATAGGTAGTGGGGAGCAAAATATTTTCAGAATCCTTGAAGACTTATGTCAAATTGTTTCTGACCTTGCCAAATCGGTAAGCACGCATACACATAGAGGAGGACCTCCGCCTGATACTTCAACACAGATAGGTGGTTACGGCACAAAAGCAACCGAAGCTAAAGCTAAACTGACACCAATCATCGAATGATAATAAAGCCACATTACCGTGGCTTTTTTCATATTGCAACTACGCTTATTCGCTATTAAATCACGTAAAATTTTCACGGCAACGACAACGGCACGGAAAAAGCACTTCCCTCCCCGCGGAATTTATAAAAAAATCTATCGTGTTTTCAGTTAAATTACACGTTATAGAGATCTGAAAAATCCTTGTTGAATAAAGGAGTAGTTAATATTGCGTTATTGTGATCTTAACTGAAAAAATTGCTAAAGTTTTCAGTATATTTCACGTTAAAGAGATCGAAAAATATCAGTGTAATCATTCTAACCATTGATATACAAGGCTTACTACGATTTTACGTGATGAAATATAATAAAAAGTTTTACAAAACTAAAATGCCTCCCACTATGGAGGCATTTTTTATAAATCACAAAATTTAATCGCCACTTTATCGCCATTTTTTATTTTGTGATGATGATTTATTTTGTATGTTATTGATTTGTATTGATTTATTTTCCATAAAACGCTTTGGTCATAATTTCTTCCATATCCTCGATCATTGCCAGGCGTGGATTTGCCGGTGTACATTGGTCCTCAAATGCGTGTAGTGCAAGCTCACGGCGAGCATCTAAGAATGCTTGCTCATCAACGCCTTGCTCACGTAATGACATTTTCACTCCACAACGCACGGCTAAATCGTGAACCGCTTTAGCGTAAGATTCCACCGCTTGTTCAGGTGTTTCGGCTGGTAAGCCAAGCATTCTTGCGATATCTTGGAAGCGAATATCCGCAACATAGTTAGTGTATTTTGGCCAAGTTGCTACTTTGGTTGGGCGAGTACCGTTATAGCGGATCACGTGTGGCAGTAGAATTGCGTTAGTGCGTCCGTGAATGGTGTGGAATTTACCACCAATTTTGTGTGCCATTGAGTGGCAAATACCTAAGAATGCATTGGCGAATGCCATACCTGCCATTGTGGAGGCGTTGTGCATTTTTTCACGAGCAGTTTCGTCAAACTCTTTTACCGATTTTTCGAGATTTTCGAATACTAATTTGATCGCTTGTAATGCTAAGCCGTCAGTATAGTCGTTGGCTAAAATCGAAGTATAGGCTTCGGTTGCGTGGGTTAAAACGTCTAAGCCAGTGTCTGCTGCCACGTGAGAGGGCACAGACATCACTAATGCCGGATCAACAATCGCAATCGTTGGGGTTAAAGAGTAGTCCGCTAACGGATATTTAATATCGCCATCAGTAATTACCGCAAATGGTGTTACTTCAGACCCTGTACCGGAAGTAGTTGGAATGCCAACAAATTTCGCTTTTCTGCCTAATTGTGGGAATTTGAACGCACGTTTGCGGATATCCATAAATTTCTGTACTAAATCACGGAAATCCACTTCAGGTTGTTCATAGAAGAGCCACATAATTTTCGCTGCATCCATTGGAGAGCCGCCACCTAGAGCGATGATTGTATCCGGTTGGAAGCTACGCATTAATTCCGTACCACGTTGTACAGTTTGTAGGCTTGGATTTGGTTCAACATCGGTAAAGAGTTGAATCATTACTTGATTGCGACGTTGGCGGAGTTGCTCGGTAATTCTATCCACAAAACCTAAATCCACCATTGAACGGTCGGTTACGATCATCACTTTATGTACATCGTGCATTGATTTTAAATATTGGATTGAATCACGCTCAAAGTAGATTTTTGATGGTACTTTAAACCATTGCATATTATTTCTCCGTCTGCCCACACGTTTGATGTTGATTAAGTTCACTGCACTCACGTTGTTGCCCACAGAGTTTTTACCGTAAGAGCCGCAACCTAAGGTGAGCGATGGCAGGAAAGAATTATACACATCACCGATACCGCCGAAAGTGGATGGCGAGTTCCAAATTACACGAATGGCTTTCACTCGTTCACCGAATATTTTGGCAAGCTCCTTGTTTTCGGTGTGGATCGCCGCACTATGTCCTAAACCGTGAAAGTTCACCATTGCTTCAGAGAGTTCTAAGCCGTGTTCCGTTGAGTTTGATTTGAGTAGAGCTAACACAGGTGAAAGTTTTTCACGCGTAAGTGGCTCGCCTTCGCCTACAAAAGCACACTCTGCTAATAGAATATTGGTTTTTTCAGGTACTTTAAAACCGGCTTGCTCAGCAATCCACGCAGCTGGTTTACCCACAACCGCAGCATTAAGTTTTGCCCCTGAGCAGCTTTCATCTTTGGCTTTATCAACACCGAAGATATATTTTTCAAGTAAAGCTTTTTCTTTTTTATTTACTAAGTAAACGCCGTAAGATTGCATTTCTTTGATGAAATCGTTGTAGATTTCTTTATCAACAATTGCAGCCTGTTCAGAAGCACAAATCATACCGTTGTCGAACGATTTCGACATTACGATGTCATATACCGCTTGTTTTAATTTTGCGGTTTTTTCCACATAAGCGGGTACATTACCTGCTCCAACCCCTAACGCCGGTTTACCGCAAGAGTAAGCGGCTTCCACCATTGCATTACCACCAGTAGCTAAGATGGTAGCAATGCCATGGTGTTTCATTAATGCGGAAGTACCTTCCATTGAAGGTTGTGTAATCCATTGCACACAATGTTCCGGAGCACCTGCGGCAACGGCAGCATCTCGTACAATTTGAGCAGCGTGAGCAGAACATTGTTGAGCTGATGGGTGGAAAGCAAAAACGATTGGATTACGGGTTTTGAGGGCGATTAACGCTTTAAAGATAGTGGTTGAGGTTGGGTTAGTAGTTGGGGTAATTCCGCAGACAACACCGACTGGGTCGGCTATTTCGGTAATACCTGATACATCATCTTCACTAATTACCCCTGCTGTTTTTAAATGTCGCATATTATTGACAACATACTCACAGGCGAACAGGTTTTTAGTGGCTTTGTCTTCAAATACGCCACGTCCTGTTTCTTCATAAGCGTGCATTGCTAAAATACCGTGCTTATCAAGGGCGGCAACAGAGGCTTTGGCGACAATAAAATCGACCTGCTCTTGATTTAGTTTTCTAAACTCATCAAGTGCTTTTAAGCCTTTTTCGACAAGTGAATTGACTTCCGCTTGTGCATCAAATGGTTGAGTGCTTTTAGCCATAGTTTGTTTCCTCATAAAATTTAAAATTTGATAATTTTTTTAACTGATGAAATTATTACCCAAAAGAGTTATTTTGTCGTTAAAAATTCGCAAAGTTTTATTGCTAATTTGATCTGTATCAAACTTTTTTAACGTTGTATATATGCTATAAAAGTAGGGAAATAATGATGCGAATAATTTTTTAAGAAAAAGCCTGCATTTTGATTAAACGCAAACAGAAAACAGCGATTATTTTTGGCAGTTAAGCTAAAAAAGTGTTAGGATAATTCACATTTACTATACTGTTTTAATTTTATAACTTATGAAAGATATTTTACGCATTGCAACTCGCCAAAGCCCACTTGCTTTATGGCAGGCTAATTTTGTAAAAAATGAGTTGGAAAAACATTTTCCAGAATTATCTGTCGAACTGGTTACGATGGTAACAAAAGGCGATGTGATTTTAGACACACCATTGGCAAAAATTGGCGGAAAAGGCTTGTTTGTTAAAGAGTTAGAATTAGCCTTGTTGGAAAACAGAGCAGATATTGCCGTACATTCAATGAAAGATGTGCCGATGAGTTTTCCTGAAGGTTTAGGTCTGGCAGTCATTTGCGAGCGTGAAGATCCGCGTGATGCTTTTGTTTCCAATAAATATGATAGTTTAGATGATTTACCCGAAGGGGCGATTGTTGGTACATCAAGTTTACGCCGTCAGTGTCAGTTAATGGCAAAATATCCGCATTTAGAAGTGAAATCTCTGCGTGGTAATGTTGGAACTCGTTTAAGCAAATTGGACAACAATGAATACGATGCAATTATTCTGGCTTCTGCTGGGTTAATTCGTTTAGGATTACAAGAGAGAATTCGTAGTTATCTTTTGGTGGAACAATCATTGCCGGCAGCGGGTCAAGGTGCAGTAGGGATTGAAACCCGAGTGAATGATGAGCGTGTGCTAAATTATGTTGCAAAATTAAAGCATAATTCGACCGCTTGTTGTGTGATGGCAGAGCGTGCAATGAACACCCGATTACGAGGTGGCTGCCAAGTTCCGATAGGTGGTTTTGCCACTTTAGACGGTGATGAAATTACACTAAATGCTTTAGTGGGAGCATTAGACGGTTCGCAGATTATTCGAGCCTCTGCAAAAGGGCATAAAGAAAATGCAGAGCA
The sequence above is a segment of the Mannheimia bovis genome. Coding sequences within it:
- the adhE gene encoding bifunctional acetaldehyde-CoA/alcohol dehydrogenase, whose protein sequence is MAKSTQPFDAQAEVNSLVEKGLKALDEFRKLNQEQVDFIVAKASVAALDKHGILAMHAYEETGRGVFEDKATKNLFACEYVVNNMRHLKTAGVISEDDVSGITEIADPVGVVCGITPTTNPTSTTIFKALIALKTRNPIVFAFHPSAQQCSAHAAQIVRDAAVAAGAPEHCVQWITQPSMEGTSALMKHHGIATILATGGNAMVEAAYSCGKPALGVGAGNVPAYVEKTAKLKQAVYDIVMSKSFDNGMICASEQAAIVDKEIYNDFIKEMQSYGVYLVNKKEKALLEKYIFGVDKAKDESCSGAKLNAAVVGKPAAWIAEQAGFKVPEKTNILLAECAFVGEGEPLTREKLSPVLALLKSNSTEHGLELSEAMVNFHGLGHSAAIHTENKELAKIFGERVKAIRVIWNSPSTFGGIGDVYNSFLPSLTLGCGSYGKNSVGNNVSAVNLINIKRVGRRRNNMQWFKVPSKIYFERDSIQYLKSMHDVHKVMIVTDRSMVDLGFVDRITEQLRQRRNQVMIQLFTDVEPNPSLQTVQRGTELMRSFQPDTIIALGGGSPMDAAKIMWLFYEQPEVDFRDLVQKFMDIRKRAFKFPQLGRKAKFVGIPTTSGTGSEVTPFAVITDGDIKYPLADYSLTPTIAIVDPALVMSVPSHVAADTGLDVLTHATEAYTSILANDYTDGLALQAIKLVFENLEKSVKEFDETAREKMHNASTMAGMAFANAFLGICHSMAHKIGGKFHTIHGRTNAILLPHVIRYNGTRPTKVATWPKYTNYVADIRFQDIARMLGLPAETPEQAVESYAKAVHDLAVRCGVKMSLREQGVDEQAFLDARRELALHAFEDQCTPANPRLAMIEDMEEIMTKAFYGK
- the hemC gene encoding hydroxymethylbilane synthase, coding for MKDILRIATRQSPLALWQANFVKNELEKHFPELSVELVTMVTKGDVILDTPLAKIGGKGLFVKELELALLENRADIAVHSMKDVPMSFPEGLGLAVICEREDPRDAFVSNKYDSLDDLPEGAIVGTSSLRRQCQLMAKYPHLEVKSLRGNVGTRLSKLDNNEYDAIILASAGLIRLGLQERIRSYLLVEQSLPAAGQGAVGIETRVNDERVLNYVAKLKHNSTACCVMAERAMNTRLRGGCQVPIGGFATLDGDEITLNALVGALDGSQIIRASAKGHKENAEQLGISVAEQLLAQGADKILAEVYSDNPIK